The DNA segment TTCCATAGTAATAGTTTGTGACGTAAATCTTCGAATCTTTGGCCAATGGGTCCTTCATCCAGGCTCCTTCATTGCGGCCAtagctgtgttgcttttctggcTGTTCGATTGACGCTAGAGTGCCTTCACAGTGAAGGATTTTCCCTGTAAAAATATATTGGGGAAGAATGGTTTTTGCTTGGTTCCAACCAACAAAACAACCTGTGCAATTTGTTTTCGTACCTGCTCTGTGCAGAGTGGGTcgactgttgttgttgctgttgtccAGCAGCAGTACAATAGTAGGAGCAGGCCTCTCTGTCGCTGCTGTACCTTGGCCGGCGGGGATTGTTGGGGTTGGTGCAATGGTAGTGGTTGGATTGATGGCAGCTGTCTTAGTGGTGGGAGGAGTTATGATGCTAGTAAATGGATTGGCAGCAGTAGCCTGTGGACGTGACGAGTCCATTGTTTCGAGAACCATTTCAGCTCCGCCGTCTTCAGATTGGGTTTCGGTGACATGATGCCGTGGGTATGTTTTGGCCAGGTTGTCTGAGAAGAAGCAGAGACATTGGTTGGTCAGATTTTGGGGACCTGACAACATGTGAACAAGTAGTAATTACAGATTATGGTCCTGCTGCAGATATCTGTCTTGTTGGTGTTTTGGGTTACTGTACTGTAGACTAGTACTTTACTTAGATGTTGGCAAGTTACAGTGATTCCTTTAAATATCTGGCTGTTATTATCATGgataagttttttttgtactttttgtctCGGTCTCCATTTTGGATGTAAAAGTAGTAAAAGTCCTTATTCTTCAGGCCTGTCATAACATTTGTcataattgttgttgtttggcaTTTGACTAATTCCATTTAAACTAGTGATGTATTTGTGCTCACAACACAATTTACAATTTGACAAGAGTTCCATAATGATGATAGGGAAATGCAATAGAAATGAGTAAACAGTGTAGTATAATATGAACATTTTCTCCGCCCCTTTCTCTTTTTTAGAGATGGTGGGAGCAATTGGGAGCAGAGGTCCTGGAATAACTATCCCCAGCTGGATTTTGACCGATGTTGATCCCATTCGTGGGCAGTTATAATTTGTagtgctgatatatatatagcacCACAAATTACAGCCTCCATTgccactaaaataaataaacacctcTCTCCAACCCATTCAACACAAAGTGAACATTACGATCCACATGAAGGGCTTACTTATTGCTGTAAGGTTGTATAAATATACAATTACATAATACTGATTTAATCCATGTCTTACTTGCACAAGTGTTTTGTcaatcattttccaaatattatgaaGTATAATGTGTTTAACATTtcattcatagttttttttcagactTTCCATTCTCTTTTGATGGATAGATGTGTTGTTACTTTTATATCGCTCTTGAATAACTGTGCATTGATTGGATTGCTCAATTCCATGTCCTGAGAGAGTAAATTCCGAATGAATGTATGGGAATTTTTGCAGGCGTAATTTATACAGGATCTAAAACCTTGCTTCAACAACGCCCCAGAACAAATGTTGAATCCCAGCTGTTGTGGTGGCACTGTGGTCATCAACAGACAACTTTGGAAACACTTGGCAGCTTTCATCCAAAATGGGAGTAAGTGTTTGAAATATCCTCTACGACATTTAACGCTCTTTAACCTCCTGAGGATAAATAAAGGTATTCTTTTAAAGAGGGGTCCAGCTCTTTGTTAGCCACTTCAAATATGGAGCCAACGTTTTCAATGATTTGAAAGGGATGACTGAGCACTTTGAGGCTCACATTGATGGCAGAACACCCGCTCTGACAGCGTTATGTGCGTGTGCCCTGTGCAAACGCAGCATACCTATTCACTCAACTAGACTTAAAGAGGATTGGAAGGAGTCAGGAAATGTTTTCTCAGTGTTGGTGAGGGTCCCCGGACATTGTTGTGAAGAGCAGAGCCGAGGCATGTCATGGCCATGGCAGCGCTCCATTGACACAGCATTCCATTTGCGCCATGTATTTTGTCAATAAAAGATTTGGATTTCCTGCTCCCTGAACGCACAGCGGCATTCTAACCCGCGGTCTCCACCGCttagttaaaaaagaaaaaaaatcacggaTCTTGTGTTTTAGTTAAGTTTAGAATTTGGAGAACATGCTCATAAAATGTTTAAGCTGCTACTCTGAGTGACTGTCAAATAATGCTTAATTGCACGGCTGCTGGCTGATTCAACAAAGCTTCAAGTGGGGTCAAATGAAATTGCTGGAAAAACTCATTTGGATCAATTCCAACGCTCACGGCGAATCACGCACAGATGATTGCACAAGGACAGGAGGAAGAAGTAAACATAAACTCGACgatcaatgtttgttttagctctGAGAGGTTTGCGTTCAATGAAGTGCTGCACATATGTGGAAAATGAAACTTTCAAGATGAAAAGTCTCACCTCCTCTGACTTCGTCCTCATCAGACTTGGCAGCCTTGTAATAAGTAATGCCTCGGATCACACCTGGCTGGTGGCCAACCACCTTGGGTTTGGCCGTAGGATCAGGCTTCATTGCTTTCACGGGTTTGGTGACCTCCTTCTTGGGCTTTATGACTTTTTCTTTGGGTTTGGGAGGCGGTTTAGGTGCCGGGGGCTTTTTGTTAGGCGGCTTCACGGCCATCTTGGATTTTTCATCATGATTATGCTGGAAAAATCAAATTTAAGATCTTGTTAATACCATATACAATCAACTTAACACTGGAAACGATTGCAAAACAAGACTTGACAGAATTTTTCTCACCTGCGGTTTAGTGTCAGAAGAGTCTTTCTGAAGCAGCTGTAGACTGAGACCGGAGATTTCTTTCTTGATGCTCATCATGATGTTGGAGTAATTTTCATATCTTTTAAACTGGTTGGTGAGGCTCGTCATGCTGTCACGGACGAAATCATTCTCTCGCGTAAGGTTTGTCTTGATTGTCTGCAAAATGTAACATCCAACTTACTTGATTATTCACAGTTTTTAGGTATTTTGAATAGTGTGACAAAGGGATATTGTCTACCTCTTCCAGGGTGTTCATCTGCGACACCACCTTGTTAATATATGAATGGACTTTCATTAGATCCATGCTGTAAAGGGTTCCCTCCAGGAGGTCCACCATAGATTGGAGCTGGTGGTTGAGCCCATGAAAGCATAACAACTGTTAATCATTTTGCCTTGACAACTTAATGTAATCTGCACATCTGAGTTTGACACATATATCAGCTTAAGTGCACCGAAATACATTACTATGAGTAAATATGCTTTAATGACCATCTACTGACATAGATCTgctttatttaatcattttcaatGTTGGGGGGCTTAACTTCATCAACTGACCTTTAATAACTCAGGGGCCTGTTTCTTTAGCTTCTCCATCTTCCACTCATTCTCGCAAGGGTTGAGGGAGGACGGTGGCGCAGTACAGGAACACTTACAGTCAGATCCCGAGCTGACTGTTTCCACTGTATAAAAATCCTCCACGCGTACACTGCCGCTGCGCAGTCGCATGCAGGCATCCCGGCTCAAAGGTCGCATGATGCATTTACAGCGACAGTCGGAGCCCTCGGACACCATGCGGACAGGCTCCGTCTCTCCAAATATCTGAAAGcatgaataaatcatttattttctttgtaaagTGAAACTACTTAAATTCAGCATCATGGAATGCAACACAAATACCAAAGTATACAAACGATCCCGGAATCCTTCACAGCAGTGCATGACTAGTTCAATAATAACCTCTTATGTATATAGTACACTGTCCAAATACATCAAAATTAATTATGGTGATTGCAATTTCCAAGTATTAAGCCACTAACCTCTAGTCCATgccaaaaggaaaaatacaaaaacataacaaaacaaaaaactgattaTACTTGGATAACTTTACTATATCAGTGTTATTCCTTCTCCTATTGGCAAGTTGTACCACCCATAGACTGAATTGTATTGCTTCTGTATTaactattgttattttttaaaccgaCAATATAAAGGCAAGGAGGGGAAAATTGTCCAAAGAATGATagcttgcttaaaaaaaaaaactaaaaacaagtaATGTAAGTCTGCCCAAAGTGAACACACCcaatcaaatgaataaaaccgaTTTCTTCATTCTGTTTGAACAGTGACAACTGAGGCAAATTTGTaagaacaagaacaacaactaAAGTTAATAGATCATTTAATGGATGATGTTGTCATAAACAGGCAGGCAGACCACACAGACTAGGCAATATTAGGATTTGATTTGCAGTCCTGATGACAAGCATGAATAATAACACAGCAGAACTAAATTTTTGTTGTCTTTGGTCCCAAAGCTGTTACGAACTAATTATTGGGTACTCATTTTTCCGTTCTTTCCGTTTTTCTCTGTCATGTCAAGTTTTGGACTCTAGTTTTCTTCATTTATGGTCATTTCTTAtctattttgtaatattttattttcgaTTTGTAAGACAGAGaattaaagtattaaaaaaagcaactaAATATGTAAAGAAATGTAGCAAAATTGTTGGATGCTTGGTCTTTGCACTGGCTTTGGCAGCAAACTTTGCGGAGAAAGTAGTGGAGGGGGCTGATGATTGGTGGTGTTGGGGGCTCATTAGTGAAGGAATGCAGGGTGAGTGATGGGGGAAGGTGTTTAGCGGGGGTGACTTGCCTTCCATCCATTACTGTACGGATAGCGAGGAGGAGGGGTACGTCTGAAGCAGAGCAGGACTCCTGTGTGCAAAAGCAGACCTAACCTGACCCATGTCAAGTGAAAACACAGCAGGTTGACAAATGCTACAACCACATGAAAACAAGAGTGGATTAGCAGTTTAAACTTCTTTGTTTCGTGCAGACTGCTTTTGCCTTTGTCACCCTGTTAGCCAGACGACTCACCCTCTAAATGGAAACATTATCAACCTCCTTCCTCAGCAGGTGGTTCAAATAGGTATTATTGTCGATTAAATGTAAAAAGCTTGGATTATACCCCTCTCTTTCCCCTACCAGCCAGACAAGACCAAGACTCTCGCGAGTTGAGACCACATTTGAAGGGTCTTGGTCTCAACTTAGACTCCTAAAGGTCTGCTTGCTTGTAGGTTCTCAAGAATTTCCGTCAATAACAGCACTTCAACTTCATTAATGCCctttctaaaaaataataataatgaaaaaatgttaatttttgtttCACTAACCTGCAGTAAAGTTGCAATATAATGGGTATTATGTTCAATTATGCAACTTGTTTTGAAAAAtaccatttacattttttttaaacttccaaaATAACAGGGCTAAAACCCAAAGTAACACGACACAATgggtggaaagaaaaaaaaatgcatgcgaGCCACAGCAAGCTTTATTAGAACAATTTCTGGCAATGATGAAATCAACCTCCAATTGCACccagggttaaaaaaaacccataagaTGTGCTATACAATAGATGCTGCATTAAAAAGCTTTTGCAGGCTTTAGTGTTTCAGTTGTGTGGCCCTATTGTATGCATAACTGTGCTCATATAAACAAGCATGTCCAGCCTTTAGTGCTTTGCCAGCAAGTAATTAACTGCACAATGGTACGTTAAAGGCGAGCAGGCTGCGGCGTTGTCCTGTGTCAAACCTCAAATGCTCCTCCGTATGGTGCAGCTTTGTTTAAACACAAGTGTTTTCTTAGGACCACTTTACCCACAAAACTGGCTATGAAATAACATTTCACTAAGTTACTAGTACAGCAGTTCAACTTAAAAGAACATAACTTTAAAGTGCCACTTCCTAGACCTTGAACACTTGTTAAAGGAAAAAATCCATGCCAAATTTtctttctgacattttttttttaaagcagatcCTCAAGAAGAATAGCCAAGACAAAGCTATAAATCAAGTCATCGGCACTTGGATGCTAATTGGCGAAACACAAAGAATATCAAGCCCTTACTGCATTTGAGAGTACATATCTACATTCCTGCTGCTCTTTGAATGTCCAGATACTCTGAAGTCTTTACTCATCACAGTACATTGTTATGTCAAACAATACAGACACAAATAACTACGTCATAAAACACTGAACTGGTAATCTTAGTTAAAATTGAATTCCTAATAGGTATTTCTCCCTAAATAACCTAATATAGCAGGtaattcaaaatatatgaaaCATATAAGTAGTTCAAGGACTTTCTATATAATTTTAGTGTTGTACAATTGCTAATTTCAAACTAGAGTCAATATACGGTGCTGGATATGGTTTACCGATGTACATGTTTATAGATCATTTGGATTTATCCACTCTGTCTTTcctaaaatgtatattaatatgTATTAAATTGATTGGTGTGGTTGATTTTCAagccaaaaatgacaaaaaagatcGAAATGATTGCTCTAATCGTCCATGTACAATGTAAGCGCTTGCAGAATATATCTAGAATCTATTCTAGATGCTCTAATGATGACCCAATCTTTCTCATTCACATACTCACTCCCATTTGCATTGTGCAAGCTGAGCCGAGTGGCTCGGTTCCAAGATCCACAAAGATGTCAAAAGGAGATGCCATGGGATTTTTCATGTGGAATAGAAGAACCAACTATGTGTTTTTCTTGCTCCTATAGGCTTTCTTTCCTCATTACATCCACAAAGACAGCACCGTAACTCAATGTAATCTAACGGTAGAGAGGGTTTGTTAGTTTGTTTATCTTCTCCAATCTCTGTGGCAAAactattttgtctgttttgcaCAGGCCATCAGCCATTTGCACAGATTTTCCTTGGTTCACTGACTGACTAATAACCTGAGGTGGGATATAGGCCTTGAAGTCAGCCTGGGAATTTGGAGGCATGGAGACAGTAGTACAAGCAGAACCCCCAGCCGCATTTGGTATATCAGGATTAACACCAAGATTCACtgctaaccccccccccccccccctttgatAAATCTAAAGTAACAATTACTGTATCTTTAAAAGGGTAAACTGCAATTGTTGTGTGAACTCACAATGAGTGTACCTACAAGGGCAAATTgcaattgtgtatttttaacacTGATCATACAGATCCACTAATTTACTGCGGATGtagtgcgaaaaaaaagccattgtcTTTTGGTCAAAGATAAATGACACTTTGTTAGTCCTCTTTTACAATACTTCAGAATGCTTACTCTAAATCAACAGGGGTTCAATCCCTTAGTGAAATGGTGGAATGCCCAAACAGCCATTCATGCAAATGTTGGCAGTGATTTGAAAAACAAGAGACTTGTAAAATTCATTTAGTCATGCCAAGTATTTGCCACTGTGCCAAGCACTGGACATAGTACACTGAGCAACTGCTCCTTTTTGTAGCCACTCACCCCTGACCTCGCACGGATTGTCTTTTGGTTTGTTTATGACCAAAACATGAAGCAGGTGCCCGTTGTGTTTCCCACGCCATTTGGTTGGTGCCCTCAATTTACCCCAGCCTCTTCTGAAAGggctttgtttttggtttttgtctCTGGTACCAATTTGGCTTTAGAAGATGACTCTTCAAAAATACAGACATTGGAGGAAATATAGAATATGACATCCTATATAAAAGCATAACATACAAATGAACATACATACATCCATTTTTCCCTATTCTTTTGCAGCTGTCTTGATATCATGTGTCACTATGCTGCTTCTTACATGTCTCGACGTACGACATCCACCTGTTCGAAGTAGTTTACATTGGAGAAGCCATCAGGTTGTAGTTTAAAGCAGAATATTCCTCAGCAAGTTCAGTATTTTTACTTTATAGCTCCCAAACAGACAGCAAATATGTTcagaattggattttttttatggtgactAAACGTGGACTTTGATAGAAAACTTggtgctgtttattttttgtcctcCAGCTGTTCCCCTGTTTTCCTCTTTAATTAGGACTGATCCGTCAGCAACAACTCCTTACTTACTTTCTATAAGGCAGCTTTACTCTGCAACGATCTCCATACCCCCCCTTTGGTTGTATTTAGAGCAGACAGTCATGCACCATACTTGGGCATAGATGGGTGATTTTGTGATGTTGTACCTCATGTTTGGTAAACACTCCTCCCTCATGGTATGGTGTGAAGCCTGCACATGACCATTGTTACAAGTATTTTTGCTTCAATAAACTACTTCATAGTGGCAAACAAACTATTTTAtgcttaaaatgtattataaaaaaaagcaagctcTTTGGAATCTGTTTTTATAGAGACTTGCATTTGAGTTTTCAATTAGGAATAACCCCTTAGATTATATACTGGAAATATGGATACAACTTAACAGTTATAAAATAGGATACAATTGTTGATTGATCTTTTCTCTTGTCCTAGGCTGTTAAGGTTGGCTAAATATTACTGTTTTACAAAGAAGGGCCATTCAATCAAGTGGTATAGTGTCTGCAGACTTCTTGTTTGATGTGCCCATTGTAAAGGAATTCCTCAAAATGAAGAACTATTCCAATCTAATTTGATActtgtttaaaaagaataacaaataactagaCTCATGAAACAACACCAACTTTTTGATAGAATAGCACACAGATTTTTAAGtattatttgtcatttgtttCATTCCATCTTCTCTTACCTTGCTCTGTGAGGTCACATCCTTACACAGGACCAGTAGACATACCAACAAATTGGTGGATCTCCACATCATCTCTCCAGTGAGTCCAGCCGTGAACCTTGAGACGCAATACAAACCGCCGGTCAGTGCATTCAGCCTTTAAGTGCCCGTAAAGTGAAGGGCCCCTAATTCAGCTCCATTTCACGCAGGAGGATCATACAGTGAATGACCGGGTGGATGGAGTAGAGGTTGTCTGTTCTCCGATTGGGAGGAGCTAGTTTGCCTTCAACTTGGGTCTACAGAAAAGTTTTAAACAAAGAGACATGTGCTGTCTCATTAATAAAAGCACACATACTATTTATACTATAATTCATATTTGTGGCAAAATTGAATATTGTAATGTAGTTAATGCAAATAATAGTGAGAAAATCCAAGTCATGATCATCATCATATTTGTCATGATGACCATTATTTTTGTCGTTTGCACACAAAATTAATGAAGGTATGCAAGAAAAATCTGTGTGAAATCATAATATCAAATTGAGGTAAAGCTCTGATTTGAGATGACGT comes from the Stigmatopora nigra isolate UIUO_SnigA chromosome 22, RoL_Snig_1.1, whole genome shotgun sequence genome and includes:
- the LOC144215950 gene encoding olfactomedin-like protein 2A; protein product: MMWRSTNLLVCLLVLCKDVTSQSKIFGETEPVRMVSEGSDCRCKCIMRPLSRDACMRLRSGSVRVEDFYTVETVSSGSDCKCSCTAPPSSLNPCENEWKMEKLKKQAPELLKLQSMVDLLEGTLYSMDLMKVHSYINKVVSQMNTLEETIKTNLTRENDFVRDSMTSLTNQFKRYENYSNIMMSIKKEISGLSLQLLQKDSSDTKPQHNHDEKSKMAVKPPNKKPPAPKPPPKPKEKVIKPKKEVTKPVKAMKPDPTAKPKVVGHQPGVIRGITYYKAAKSDEDEVRGDNLAKTYPRHHVTETQSEDGGAEMVLETMDSSRPQATAANPFTSIITPPTTKTAAINPTTTIAPTPTIPAGQGTAATERPAPTIVLLLDNSNNNSRPTLHRAGKILHCEGTLASIEQPEKQHSYGRNEGAWMKDPLAKDSKIYVTNYYYGNNLVEFRNLENFKQGRWSNLFKLPYNWIGTGHVVYNGAFYYNRAFTKNIIKYDLKMRYVAAWTLLHDVVYEDTTPWKWRGHSDIDFAVDESGLWVIYPAMDYDYNQQEVIVLSKLDPGDLSLKKETTWRTGLKRNSYGNCFIICGVLYAVNVYNQKEGEVRYAYDTHTNTEATPRLVFTNEYSFTTQIDYNPKEKVLYAWDNGHQLTYRLHFVDQ